DNA sequence from the Brachybacterium sp. P6-10-X1 genome:
TCACCAGTCCCGCCATTGGCGCGGTCGGGATGACCGAGACAGAGGCCCTGGCGGCCGGCTACCGCTGCAACTGCCGCGTGCTGCCGCTGGACTACGTGCCCCGCGCCCTGGTCAACCGGGACACCCGCGGATTCATCAAGGTCGTCATCGACGACGAAACCGGCCGCATCCTCGGCATCACTGCCCTCGCCAAGGACGCCGGCGAACTCGCCGCCGCCGGCGTCTTCCTCCTCGAGGGACACCAGACCTATCAGGACGTCGCCGCCATGTGGGCGCCCTACCTGACCATGACCGAAGGCATCAAACTTGCCTGCCAGTCCTTCACCACCGACCCCTCCCAGCTGTCCTGCTGCGCCTGATCCGGCCACGCGATAGTCACCGCTGCCTTTAGCTACACGGCCTAGTGCACAGGCGAACGATGCCGCCCCCGGCAGCCAGGGAATTGTGGCGCTGAGTTTCTCCGCGCGTCAGTCAGTGGGGCGTTGTGGATGCAGGAAGAGTTTCGGTCAGTAGGTGGCGGACGCGGGCGTCGATCTCGTCGCGGACTTCGCGTGCTTGCTCGAGTGTGCTGTCTGCTGGGTCGCGGAGGTCCCAGTCCTCATAGCGTTTGCCGGGGTAGATGGGGCAGGCGTCTCCGCAGCCCATGGTGATGACGACGTCGGCTGCGCGGACGACATCATCGGTGAGAGGCTTGGGGAATGCGGAGGCAAGGTCGATCCCGATTTCTCGCATGACGTCCACGGCCCGCGGGTGTAATGCGTCGCTGGGTGTGGAGCCGGCGGAGCGGACGTGCACTCGACCGGCCGCGTGGTGATCCAGGAGTGCGGCGGCCATCTGTGAGCGGCCTGCGTTCTGGACGCACACCAGCAGCACTTCGGGGACGTCGTGGGGGGCGGCGCCCTTGGCTTGTGCGAGGGCGGTCAATCGGTCTCGGGCGAAGCGCTCGGTGAGCGAGGGCAGGTGCGAAGTGATCTTCGGGGTGCGAGCCAGAGCGGTGTAGGACTCGAAGACGTACCGGGCGACCGTCTCGGCAGCGAACACTCCGGTGAAGCGGCGGGAGAGGTCCTCGGCGATGCTGTGGAGGACGTGCTCGGCGCTCAGGAGCGAAGGGGTTTCACGCTGCGATGCCATCTCGATCCTCAGTTCTTAGCCGAGGTGGTCGAGGTGCCCTGCGGCAGGAGGCTGGCGATGAGCTCCTCGACGCGGGCGCGGATCTCATCGCGGACGGGGCGGACCTCCGCGACGCCCTTCCCGGCCGGGTCTGCGAGCTTCCAGTCCTCGTACCGCTTGCCGGGGTAGATCGGGCAGGCGTCCCCGCAGCCCATGGTGATGACCACGTCGGAGGCATGGACGGATTCGGGGGTGAGGATCTTCGGGGACTGGTGGGAGATGTCGATGCCGACCTCCGCCATCGCCGCCACTGCAGCGGGGTTGATCGAGTCGGCGGGCGCGGAACCGGCGGAACGCACCTCGATGCGGTCGCCGGCGATGTCACGCAGCCATCCTGCCGCCATCTGCGAGCGGCCGGCGTTGTGGACACAGACGAACAGGACACTGGGACATGCGGTCATGAGGATCTCCAAACAGGCAGCAGGGAATCAGGCGATATCGAGGAAAGCGCGGAGCTCGGCGAAGGCCGACGGGACGACGGAGTAGTGAGCC
Encoded proteins:
- a CDS encoding arsenate reductase ArsC, producing the protein MTACPSVLFVCVHNAGRSQMAAGWLRDIAGDRIEVRSAGSAPADSINPAAVAAMAEVGIDISHQSPKILTPESVHASDVVITMGCGDACPIYPGKRYEDWKLADPAGKGVAEVRPVRDEIRARVEELIASLLPQGTSTTSAKN
- a CDS encoding arsenate reductase ArsC, which produces MASQRETPSLLSAEHVLHSIAEDLSRRFTGVFAAETVARYVFESYTALARTPKITSHLPSLTERFARDRLTALAQAKGAAPHDVPEVLLVCVQNAGRSQMAAALLDHHAAGRVHVRSAGSTPSDALHPRAVDVMREIGIDLASAFPKPLTDDVVRAADVVITMGCGDACPIYPGKRYEDWDLRDPADSTLEQAREVRDEIDARVRHLLTETLPASTTPH